The Deltaproteobacteria bacterium genome includes the window CCCATGTCCGATTTAGGGCTGATCGAGATGACCCGGAAGCGGACCCGGGCGAGCCTGAACCGGTTGCTGAACGACACCTGCTTTTATTGTGAGGGTCGCGGTACCCTCAAATCGGCCAAGACTATCTGCTACGAAATATTCAGGGACCTGGAAAGGGAGTGCGGAAACCCTGAAGAGGGGGGGAAAGTCTACATCCTGGTAAACCCGGAAATTGAAAAGGCCCTCAAGGAAGAAGAACAGAAGTCCATTATTGACCTGGAAAAAAGGATCGGTAGAAGGATCATCATTATGGGCAAGGAAGATTTCCACATGGAACAGTATGAGATAAACTTTTAGGGCCTCTTGCGTTTTTTTCGAAGTCCGGAAAGCCCTTCTTCGATCTCGTTTTTGGTGAATGTCTTCTTGCACGCGGTACATTGATACCGTTCCTGCACAATTTTGTCATAGATCAGGTCATCAGAAAAATTAACTCCATGAAACCGGAGACAGAAGTTGTAAACCAGATTGAAATCCTTATTGGAACAGGCATCACAAACAAAAAAGTCTAAAATATCGTCCATCAGCATCCCCCTGGAAATAGTCGGCCCGCGCAAGGCTGGCGGCACTCGGCGCAACCATAGGCGGATTGTTTGTATCTTTTTTCCCCTCGCTTTACAATAGTTTTTTGCGACTCGGGCGGTGGATGGGTCCAAGATCGCGACTTCAGGAGATGGCTTATTGCCGAATGATAAGGATGGATGATCCGTGTCTCGTTACGGATGTGGATTTTTTAATTCGGTTGATTCGGTTATCTCAGCTCGCCTCAGGCACTTCTTTTTCCAGGTGCCGGATGTTGACGTGGCTTTTTAATTATCAATCGATAATCCAAAAGGAATTTCAAGGATGTTTCTTCTCAAAAAGATCATCGGTTCGATGTTGCTTCCCTTGCCGGCGTGCCTCCTGATCTCCCTTGTGGGCGTTTTTTTGCTGTGGCGCGGAAGGAAGGTGATCACCGGAAAGATCCTGGTAACGCTTGGCCTGGTTTCCCTTGCCATAATGAGCTATCTGCCGGTGTCCAGGGCCATTGATGATCCTTTGAAAAATCCCTTTGAGGCCTACATGCCCGAAAGGACATCGATTCCGGATCCTGCTGCTGAAGGGGAGATAGATTACATCGTGGTCCTTGCCGGAGGACATGCCGCCGATCCGTCCCTCCCCGTCACCGGCTGGCTGACCTGTCACTCGCTCCTTCGACTCATGGAAGGCGTCCGGATATTCCGTCAACATCCCGGAAGCAAGCTTGTCCTATCGGGATGCGGGGCCTTTGATCCTGTGCCTGAGGCCCAGGTCATGGCCGATGTGGGCCGCTTTCTGGGAGTGGACCGCCGCCATATCATTCTTGAGTCCGGTTCCAATGATACAAAGGACCAGGCGCGCCTGATCCGGCCGATTGTGGGGGACCGCCCGTTTGTGCTGGTTACCTCGGCCGTTCACATGCGGCGTTCCATGGCGCTCTTCAGAAATCAGGGCATGCGCCCGATCCCCGCACCCGCCGGGATGACAAGGGACAGAGAACCGGTTGTGACGCCTGCATGGTTTTTCCCCAATGTGGACGCCCTGCAGGACTCGACTGCCGCAGTGCACGAGTACCTGGGTCTTGCCTGGGCAAAACTGAAGGGGCAGATCTGACCGGATGCGGGGTACTGGATGGGTGGATGATGGGATGGCGCTTTGCTGCCTCTGCCCTCTGACTTCGGAATTTGATCGTTGATTACCCGTCAAAAAGCTGGTAAAGAGGACCCTGCCGATGGGTATCTCTGCGATGAAAAAAATGTTTGATTCAAAAGAAACGGTCACCCGGAAGATGATTGGGAAGTTCCTGGTCCTCGTCCTCTTTCTGGCAGGGACCGTCTGTTTTTTTCGGTTCACGCCTGCAAAGGACCTGCTCACCCCCGATTCTCTGGGCCGCCTTCTGAATGCGACAGGGGGGTGGGCCCCTGTTTTGTTCATTCTCCTCGAGGCCGTGGCCATATCGCTCTTTGTCCCGGCGAGCATCCCGATCCTCCTGGGCGCCGGGCTCTTCGGGGCCTCATGGGGCTTTTTCTGCGGATGGCTGGGCGCCATGGCCGGGGCGAGCATGGCCTTCTTTGTGGGAAGGACATTGGGGAGGGATTTTGTCGCCTCCATGATCGGAGACCGGCTGAAGCGATATGACGATGCCATCGAGAGAAACGGGTTTACAACGGTGCTTTATCTCCGTCTCCTCAATTCCCCCTTCACCCCGATGAACTATGGCCTGAGTGTGACAAAAGTCCATTTCCGGGATTTTTTCATCGGAACCGGATTAGGGGTCGCCGTCTCCATCTTTGTCCTTACTTTTCTGGGCGGGATGCTGAAAAATGTCTGGGTTTCAGGGCGGTGGAACGACCTTATTTCTCTGGAAGTCGGTTTTGCCGCGGCGATTTTTATTTTTTCCTTTTTTATTCCGATGATTCTCAAGAGGGTGCGGGGGACGGCATCCTACTCCAACCCGAATTGAAAGGAGCTCGACCGGAAAATGATATCAGAATTGGATGCGTTGTGCGTCAATACCATTCGGATGCTCTCGGCGGACGGTGTGGAAAAGGCGCGCTCGGGACATCCCGGCATGCCGATGGGGGCTGCCCCGATGGCCTATGTCTTGTGGACCCGTTTTCTCCGGCACAATCCCCGCAATCCCCGATGGACTGACAGGGACCGGTTTGTCCTCTCTGCCGGGCATGGTTCCATGCTTCTCTACAGTCTCCTCCACCTGACCGGATATGATCTCTCGCTGGACGATCTTAAGGCATTCCGCCAGTGGGGGAGCCGGACCCCGGGCCACCCGGAATATTCCCTTACCCCCGGAGTGGAGATAACCACCGGCCCCTTGGGTCAGGGGTTTGCCGGCGGCGTGGGCATGGCCATGGCCGAGCGGTTCCTGGCCGCCCGTTTCAACCGCCCCGGATATCCGATCGTAGACCACTTTACTTACGGGATCGTGAGTGATGGAGACCTCATGGAGGGGGTTTCCCACGAAGCGGCCTCGCTGGCAGGCCATCTCGGCCTGGGGAAATTGATCTATCTATACGACGACAACCATATTTCCATCGAGGGTTCCACGGACATCTCCTTTACCGAGGCGCGCGATCTCAGGTTCGAGGCCTATGGATGGCACGTCGCGCGTGTGGCGGACGGAAATGACCTGGAGGCCATCGAGGCGGCCATTGAAACCGCCCGGCAGGTTGGGGATCGTCCCTCGCTCATCGCCGTCAGGACCCATATCGGTTACGGGAGCCCCAACAAGGTGGATCGTTCATCGGCCCATGGAGAACCTCTGGGCGAAGAAGAGCTTCGACGGACCAAGGAGAACCTCGGCTGGCCCGCAGAACCTTCTTTTCTGGTCCCTGACGAGGTGCGGGATCACTTTCGATCCGCAATCGAAAAGGGGAGAGAGAACGAAGAGATCTGGAAGGAGAGAGTGGGTTTATACGCCGAGGCGTTCCCCTCTCTGGCAAGCACATGGGAGGGCTGTATGGACGGCGTCCTCCCGGAGGGGTGGGATCAAGAG containing:
- a CDS encoding YdcF family protein, yielding MFLLKKIIGSMLLPLPACLLISLVGVFLLWRGRKVITGKILVTLGLVSLAIMSYLPVSRAIDDPLKNPFEAYMPERTSIPDPAAEGEIDYIVVLAGGHAADPSLPVTGWLTCHSLLRLMEGVRIFRQHPGSKLVLSGCGAFDPVPEAQVMADVGRFLGVDRRHIILESGSNDTKDQARLIRPIVGDRPFVLVTSAVHMRRSMALFRNQGMRPIPAPAGMTRDREPVVTPAWFFPNVDALQDSTAAVHEYLGLAWAKLKGQI
- a CDS encoding TVP38/TMEM64 family protein, with the protein product MGISAMKKMFDSKETVTRKMIGKFLVLVLFLAGTVCFFRFTPAKDLLTPDSLGRLLNATGGWAPVLFILLEAVAISLFVPASIPILLGAGLFGASWGFFCGWLGAMAGASMAFFVGRTLGRDFVASMIGDRLKRYDDAIERNGFTTVLYLRLLNSPFTPMNYGLSVTKVHFRDFFIGTGLGVAVSIFVLTFLGGMLKNVWVSGRWNDLISLEVGFAAAIFIFSFFIPMILKRVRGTASYSNPN
- the tkt gene encoding transketolase yields the protein MISELDALCVNTIRMLSADGVEKARSGHPGMPMGAAPMAYVLWTRFLRHNPRNPRWTDRDRFVLSAGHGSMLLYSLLHLTGYDLSLDDLKAFRQWGSRTPGHPEYSLTPGVEITTGPLGQGFAGGVGMAMAERFLAARFNRPGYPIVDHFTYGIVSDGDLMEGVSHEAASLAGHLGLGKLIYLYDDNHISIEGSTDISFTEARDLRFEAYGWHVARVADGNDLEAIEAAIETARQVGDRPSLIAVRTHIGYGSPNKVDRSSAHGEPLGEEELRRTKENLGWPAEPSFLVPDEVRDHFRSAIEKGRENEEIWKERVGLYAEAFPSLASTWEGCMDGVLPEGWDQEIPAFDADPKGMATRVASGKVLNAVARHIPNLMGGSADLAPSNKTEIAGETDFQADAYGGRNLRFGVREHGMGAILNGMALHSGVIPYGGTFLIFSDYMRPAIRLAALMGLKVIYVFTHDSIGLGEDGPTHQPVEQLAALRAIPGLTVIRPCDGNETAEAWKTALRSTGPVALALTRQGVPELDRSLYTGADHLARGAYILKDAPGGVPHLILIATGSEVHIALKAAERLHEKGITVRVVNMPSWELFEKQDASYCRRVLPPDIKARIAIEAGVSQGWHRYVGDSGRIIGMDRFGASAPSAVLYEKFGFTPDHVVEEALGMLQKM